From Pogona vitticeps strain Pit_001003342236 chromosome ZW-PAR, PviZW2.1, whole genome shotgun sequence, one genomic window encodes:
- the FUT7 gene encoding alpha-(1,3)-fucosyltransferase 7 has translation MVASPVKRFVGTAVLFAVLWNVVFLGQWLDSVGRPREPPLTVLIWDWPQGRPLNLTGDLCATRYQIEGCHLTGDRRLYGDADVVAFHHRELQKDRAHLPRAKGNPGQKWVWVSLESPSHSDALSGWNGTEWDWVMTYRRDSDIFVPYGELVPRTPDDKVDIPEKTGLVAWVISNFHHHQERAQLALNLSRHLRIDVYGKASKKPLCPGCLLPTIARYKFYLAFENSIHRDYITEKLWRNSLLAGAVPIVLGPPRANYEEFIPAEAFIHVRDFGSVEDLAGFLAHMNESHYRRYFAWKRRYRVKLYDDWRERFCTICRRYPHLPRGKVYPDLKSWFWD, from the coding sequence ATGGTCGCCAGCCCGGTGAAGAGGTTTGTGGGCACGGCGGTTCTCTTTGCCGTGCTCTGGAACGTGGTTTTCCTCGGTCAGTGGCTGGACAGCGTTGGGCGACCCCGGGAGCCGCCCCTGACGGTCTTGATTTGGGACTGGCCCCAGGGGCGGCCTCTGAACCTCACCGGCGACCTCTGTGCCACAAGGTACCAGATTGAGGGGTGCCACTTGACCGGAGACCGCCGCTTGTACGGTGACGCGGACGTGGTGGCGTTCCATCACCGGGAGCTTCAGAAGGACAGGGCCCATCTGCCAAGGGCAAAGGGCAATCCCGGGCAGAAGTGGGTGTGGGTCTCCCTGGAGTCCCCCAGCCACTCCGATGCTTTAAGCGGCTGGAACGGGACAGAATGGGACTGGGTCATGACCTACAGGCGCGACTCTGACATCTTCGTCCCTTATGGCGAACTCGTCCCTCGCACGCCGGACGACAAGGTGGACATCCCGGAGAAGACCGGCTTGGTGGCCTGGGTCATCAGCAACTTCCATCATCACCAGGAGAGAGCGCAGCTGGCCCTGAATCTCTCCCGGCACCTCCGGATCGACGTGTACGGCAAGGCGAGCAAGAAACCGCTCTGCCCGGGCTGCCTGTTGCCGACCATCGCCCGGTACAAGTTCTACCTCGCCTTCGAGAACTCCATCCACCGGGACTACATCACCGAGAAGCTTTGGCGCAACAGCCTCCTCGCGGGGGCCGTGCCCATCGTCCTGGGGCCGCCCCGGGCCAACTACGAGGAATTCATCCCGGCCGAGGCCTTCATCCACGTCCGAGATTTTGGCTCCGTGGAGGACCTGGCCGGCTTCCTGGCCCACATGAACGAGAGCCACTACCGGCGTTACTTCGCGTGGAAGCGGCGCTATCGCGTCAAGCTGTACGACGACTGGCGGGAGCGTTTCTGCACCATCTGCCGGCGGTACCCCCACCTGCCCCGAGGAAAAGTTTATCCTGATTTGAAGAGCTGGTTCTGGGATTAG
- the NPDC1 gene encoding neural proliferation differentiation and control protein 1 isoform X3: MTSFLGASWMCHFFGAFPFLSLSPKKNNNDSCPRSLDCTLQRREFCPPGSHSCGPCLSAFVEDEQGNCIFRKQTPGGRSAVPNLDEEIDLVAGAIAHQNDAHLRLAQDEAPALTSPHSRVGVSKAESSQRSRAGHSEATPRTETVQRSPVESPHMSSNDALILGMIVVCTAAGIAALVVAAVCWCRLQKEIRLAQKADYPSHKLPGPPPYDKISPGDKKLAQSAQMYHYQHQKQQMLSMEKQKEEAKAPESASSDEENEDGDFTVYECPGLAPTGEMEVKNPLFDDASLRPPPPQLHP; the protein is encoded by the exons ATTCATGTCCCCGGAGCTTGGACTGCACCCTTCAGAGGCGAGAGTTTTGCCCCCCAGGTTCTCACTCCTGCGGCCCTTGCCTCTCTGCGTTTGTGGAAGATGAGCAAGGCAACTGCATCTTCCGGAAGCAGACCCCTGGCG GGCGATCCGCTGTTCCCAACTTAGACGAAGAAATTGACTTAGTGGCAGGCGCCATCGCGCACCAGAACGACGCTCATCTACGCCTCGCTCAGGATG AAGCCCCAGCCCTTACTAGCCCGCACTCCAGGGTCGGCGTGTCAAAGGCAGAATCCTCGCAGAGAAGCCGTGCGGGGCACTCGGAGGCCACCCCGCGAACAGAGACCGTCCAACGCTCTCCTGTGGAGTCCCCACACATGTCTTCAAATGATGCCCTTATCCTag GCATGATTGTCGTCTGCACGGCGGCAGGCATCGCGGCTCTGGTGGTGGCGGCCGTTTGCTGGTGCAG GCTGCAGAAGGAAATCAGGCTCGCTCAGAAGGCCGACTACCCGTCTCATAAGCTTCCGGGCCCTCCGCCGTACGACAAGATCTCA CCTGGAGATAAAAAGTTGGCTCAGAGCGCTCAGATGTATCACTACCAACACCAGAAGCAACAGATGCTCTCCATGGAGAA GCAAAAAGAAGAGGCCAAAGCTCCTGAATCGGCGTCATCGGATGAAGAAAACGAGGATGGAGACTTCACAGTGTATGAATGCCCTGGGTTGGCTCCA ACGGGGGAGATGGAAGTCAAGAACCCCCTCTTCGACGACGCCTCGTTGCGCCCTCCGCCACCCCAGCTGCATCCGTGA